TTTTGACCATTGCCGCCGATCCGAAGCATCTCGGCGCCCGGATCGGCATGACCAGCGTGCTGCACACCTGGGGATCGGCGATGACCCACCATCCCCATGTGCATGTCGTCGTCCCGGGCGGTGGCTTGTCGCCTGATGGCACGAGATGGATCGATTGCCGCCCGGGGTTCTTCCTGCCAGTGAAGGTTCTGTCGAGGTTGTTCCGGCGATTGTTCCTTGAGGGGCTTATCCGATTGCACCGGACCGGCAAGCTGCGCTTCTTTGGGAAACTGGCGGGGCTTGCCGACCCGGATGCCTTCGCTGCCCATCTCGCCCCGCTGCGGAAGCTTGACTGGGTCGTCTATGCTAAACCACCCTTCGGCGGACCCGAAGCCGTGCTGTCCTACCTGAGCCGCTACACGCACCGCGTCGCGATCTCCAACCACCGCCTCGTCAGTGCCGATGCCGACACTGTGGCATTCCGCTGGAAAGACTACAGGATCAAGCGCGGCGACCGTATGAAGGTCATGCGCCTGCCCACGAGCGAGTTCATTCGCCGCTTCCTCAACCATGTCCTGCCATCAGGCTTCCACCGCATCCGCCACGCGGGCTTCTTGGCGAACGGCATCCGACGCGACAGGATCGAGAAGATCAGGCGTTTGCTCGATGCGGAGCCAAAGCCGGACGAGGCAACAAGTGAAGCCGTAACTGACGATCCCGCCGATCCGAACACGCATCAGCCCTGCCCGAAATGCGGTGGCGGCATGATCGTCATTGAGACCTTCACCCGCGGCCAAACACCAAAATCCCGCGCCCCGCCATGGAAGGATGCCGCATGATCCAACCGTCACACCTGGTTCCACCATCCATAGGCACCGGAGCAGTCGTTGCGGCCACTCCACCGAAACCCGAGTTGCAGCAAGCCCATGGCAACAGCAAAATGACGATCCGGCGGCATCGGTCCAGACAGATCACCTGGCCGACACGGATCGGCGTCGTCAGCTTCAAGCGTCATGGTATCGGCCAACCAAGCCTTGAGCCACTATCCCCATAGCACCGAAATCCGCCCGCGCTTTCCTCCTTGTCAGATTTGTCGCCGCTGCAGCTCGCGCTGACAGCAGCCACAAACCTTGGACAAAGCTGCCGTCGCCGCCAGTCGGTCAAGCGTCCGATTCAGAGGTCTTTCAGTCACGTGATCCAGCGTGTAGATCGCGCCAGTGCGGCGAATCTGCCCCATTGAGCGAGTGCGAGGCTTGTTCAATGGGGTAGGTTCATCATACGGGCAAGGATAAGGAATAAACAAAGGCTATTAGATGGCTTATGTGATTCACAGGGACATCTCGCTAATTGAGTGGCGTTATTCCTCTAGTCTTTCTGCGAGTTCAATTACGAAGGGCGATGGGTTGTTCGCGCTGTGAAGCATATGGATTTCCTCTTCAGCACGGGTGAAGCCGACATAGAAGAGGCGGCGCGCCTCTCTGGTTTCTCTTTCGTTCGGGTTCGGGCGAGGAATTCTGCCATCGTCCATGCCGAACATAACGACAAGCCTGAACTCGCGCCCTTTGGAGCTGTGCAAGGTTGTGAGGTTGATCCGATTATTCCCTTCGCCGTGGCCGCAGAATTGACCCAAGGTCATTTCTTCATTCGCACCACCGGGAGCTGTTTTAAGAATGAATGCGTCGAGCGTGTCGCTTTCATCTGCCAAGGTCCGTGACCCCGCGAACAACTCACGCAGTATCTCGTGCCGGACGCTCAATAGCCAATCATGTAGCGACATCGCGTTTTCTCGGTGTTCCCAAAGCAAGCGCATCAGCGCCCGTTGAAAGTCGAG
The Roseibaca calidilacus DNA segment above includes these coding regions:
- a CDS encoding IS91 family transposase, with the protein product MSRPRLEVADIFRAHGAAYRSEHAGHLNLRQLKVMSAIENCRTAALGGHVSACTKCGHEHVAYNSCRNRHCPKCQGVASRDWMQARIEDLLPVEYFHVVFTLPAQVADIAHQNKAAVYGLLFKASAQTLLTIAADPKHLGARIGMTSVLHTWGSAMTHHPHVHVVVPGGGLSPDGTRWIDCRPGFFLPVKVLSRLFRRLFLEGLIRLHRTGKLRFFGKLAGLADPDAFAAHLAPLRKLDWVVYAKPPFGGPEAVLSYLSRYTHRVAISNHRLVSADADTVAFRWKDYRIKRGDRMKVMRLPTSEFIRRFLNHVLPSGFHRIRHAGFLANGIRRDRIEKIRRLLDAEPKPDEATSEAVTDDPADPNTHQPCPKCGGGMIVIETFTRGQTPKSRAPPWKDAA